The following are from one region of the Paenibacillus antri genome:
- a CDS encoding tyrosine-type recombinase/integrase has protein sequence MYEIERRAFEEKNEEMPWFIQDFFSAKTKLSIATKLEYVRDFEAFLSWLLESYFTSYSEITELTMDDLNTLTFEHYQYFFNQLEQNGNGEAAVNRKIGSLRSLTKYLNTIEDEKGYPLLKRNFLAKLSRKKAGPASRASTVHGKILKNDAERKNFVNFIENEYIPPNKRAELYYDNNKERDLAIVSLILYSGIKLNELVVLVVWDIDLTNRKIKVNRKSAKGDYYLSYVYFDEEALRYLESYINIRTSRYRIPSSEQALFLACRGYKSSSGQRINKSTIQVLINKYSSAYGRPEITPKRLRQTYGTLKYDEVDHGLLSELMGITINSADVYRLLSANLSDEGETDEAKTGEV, from the coding sequence ATGTATGAGATTGAGAGAAGAGCATTCGAAGAAAAAAATGAGGAGATGCCTTGGTTTATCCAAGACTTTTTCTCAGCAAAAACAAAATTATCCATTGCAACAAAACTCGAATATGTTCGGGATTTTGAAGCTTTCCTTTCCTGGCTTCTCGAAAGTTACTTTACCTCTTACTCCGAGATAACTGAACTAACAATGGATGATCTCAACACATTAACGTTTGAGCATTATCAGTACTTTTTTAACCAACTCGAACAAAATGGAAACGGGGAGGCTGCGGTAAATCGAAAAATCGGTTCTTTACGCTCCTTGACCAAATATTTAAACACCATTGAAGATGAGAAAGGGTACCCATTGCTGAAACGGAACTTTTTGGCGAAGCTATCCAGAAAGAAAGCTGGCCCTGCCAGTAGAGCCTCCACAGTACATGGAAAAATCCTGAAAAACGATGCTGAACGGAAAAATTTTGTGAATTTCATTGAGAATGAATACATACCGCCTAACAAACGTGCAGAGTTATATTATGATAACAATAAGGAGAGAGACTTAGCGATTGTAAGTTTAATTTTATATTCCGGAATCAAATTAAATGAGTTGGTAGTTTTGGTTGTTTGGGATATTGATCTTACCAACCGGAAGATAAAGGTGAACAGAAAGAGTGCTAAAGGGGATTATTATCTCTCCTATGTTTATTTTGATGAAGAAGCTTTAAGATATTTAGAGAGTTACATTAACATCAGGACAAGTCGTTACCGAATTCCGTCATCTGAACAAGCATTATTTCTAGCGTGTAGAGGATACAAATCTTCAAGTGGACAGAGGATCAATAAGTCAACCATTCAGGTTTTAATTAATAAGTACAGCTCAGCATATGGACGTCCTGAAATAACGCCCAAACGATTAAGACAAACTTATGGAACGTTAAAATACGATGAAGTCGATCACGGGCTACTCAGCGAATTAATGGGCATTACAATCAACTCGGCCGACGTATATCGTTTGTTGTCTGCAAATCTTAGCGATGAAGGTGAGACCGACGAAGCGAAGACTGGTGAGGTATAA